The following are from one region of the Rosistilla carotiformis genome:
- a CDS encoding 30S ribosomal protein S1 yields the protein MNESNAENLENAVPPQSSTADAQPPIDAGDAATPSPAPLAADDATLSDAAAALAAAADSPAPASGSGPLAGRPSGPLARRSPGHQPSSPPPSAGRPGSPLPVPQRPKKPAAPAAEGAATETGGEAAKPEKPKHVGKEKHPPRGKQIAPPPTPRIMVPSKRAPLSDDLEEMLARELAGSGLEEILGGQAGMPMRDALVEGQRVQAKVIKKNVDAVFVSLGGPDEGAVAFEQFKEEPEIGASVEVIVRGFNNDDGMYMLALPGQALDASDWDELEEGDVVEAYVESVCNGGVDVKVGSLRGFIPISQLSEFRIEDAAEFVDKKLMCVVNECNPRRKNLVLSHRAILEREREERRQEQMAKIAVGDVLEGTVRNVLDFGAFVDLGGVEGLIHISKLSWDRIKHPSEVIETGQKVKVRIDKIDEATGKIGLSYRDLLEQPWDNIDSNFPVGSTVTGTVTRTADFGAFVRLGTGIEGLIHISELAHHRVFKVDNVVKVDDVIEVKILSVDKDSQRIGLSLKATQVKPQTEEEKAKEAAEAIDEPAPEPYIKKRHVGPLKGGKDADAGGAKFGLKW from the coding sequence ATGAACGAATCCAACGCTGAAAACCTCGAAAACGCTGTTCCCCCGCAATCCTCCACAGCCGATGCACAGCCTCCCATCGATGCTGGTGACGCCGCGACTCCATCGCCCGCGCCCCTAGCGGCTGACGATGCGACGTTGTCCGACGCAGCGGCCGCACTTGCGGCGGCCGCCGATTCGCCGGCTCCCGCATCGGGAAGCGGTCCGTTAGCCGGTCGGCCCAGCGGCCCGTTGGCGCGGCGTTCACCTGGGCATCAACCCAGTTCGCCGCCTCCATCGGCCGGCCGTCCCGGATCACCGTTGCCCGTTCCACAACGGCCTAAAAAGCCGGCGGCCCCCGCCGCGGAAGGAGCTGCAACGGAGACGGGCGGCGAAGCGGCGAAGCCCGAGAAACCGAAGCACGTTGGCAAAGAGAAACATCCGCCACGCGGCAAACAGATCGCTCCGCCACCAACTCCGCGGATTATGGTCCCCAGCAAACGCGCCCCTTTGTCGGACGACTTGGAAGAAATGTTAGCCCGCGAATTGGCCGGCTCGGGACTTGAAGAGATTCTTGGCGGCCAAGCGGGCATGCCGATGCGCGATGCTTTGGTCGAAGGCCAACGCGTGCAAGCGAAAGTGATCAAGAAGAATGTCGATGCCGTGTTTGTCTCGTTGGGTGGTCCCGACGAAGGGGCGGTCGCATTTGAACAATTCAAAGAGGAACCTGAAATCGGTGCTTCGGTCGAAGTCATCGTGCGTGGGTTCAACAACGACGACGGGATGTACATGTTGGCGCTGCCTGGTCAAGCGCTCGACGCCAGCGACTGGGATGAGTTAGAAGAAGGAGACGTCGTCGAAGCGTATGTCGAATCGGTCTGTAACGGCGGTGTCGACGTCAAGGTCGGTTCGCTGCGCGGCTTCATTCCGATCAGCCAATTGTCGGAGTTCCGCATTGAAGACGCGGCGGAGTTCGTTGACAAAAAGCTGATGTGCGTTGTCAACGAGTGCAATCCACGCCGCAAGAACTTGGTGCTCAGCCACCGTGCGATCCTCGAACGCGAACGCGAGGAACGCCGCCAAGAACAGATGGCCAAGATCGCTGTGGGCGATGTCTTGGAAGGAACCGTCCGCAACGTCTTGGACTTTGGCGCGTTTGTCGATCTCGGGGGCGTCGAAGGGCTGATCCACATCAGCAAGCTCAGCTGGGATCGAATCAAGCATCCTAGTGAAGTGATCGAGACGGGCCAAAAGGTGAAGGTCCGGATCGACAAGATCGATGAGGCCACCGGCAAGATCGGACTTTCCTATCGAGATCTGCTGGAACAACCTTGGGACAACATCGACAGCAATTTCCCTGTCGGTTCGACGGTCACCGGTACCGTCACGCGGACCGCCGATTTCGGGGCCTTTGTTCGTTTGGGAACCGGCATCGAAGGGCTGATCCACATTTCCGAACTCGCCCATCATCGCGTCTTTAAGGTCGACAACGTGGTCAAAGTCGACGATGTGATCGAGGTGAAGATTCTCTCGGTCGACAAAGATTCGCAGCGGATCGGATTGTCGCTGAAGGCGACTCAGGTGAAACCGCAGACCGAGGAAGAGAAGGCGAAAGAGGCGGCTGAGGCAATCGATGAACCGGCACCCGAGCCGTACATCAAGAAACGCCACGTCGGTCCGCTCAAGGGTGGCAAAGATGCGGATGCCGGCGGAGCCAAGTTTGGTTTGAAGTGGTAG
- the pheA gene encoding prephenate dehydratase: protein MPRDPERLNEIDRAILDLVGQRMEILRQENAAESPADVSARIESTVKQSAATHRIDPDRLRTLLRHVASLSNAELETCRIAYLGPQHSYSHLAAIKYFGDAASFTPETTIAAVFDAVGRGQAAMGIVPVENSTDGRVVDTLGMFVQTPVNICGEVLLPIHHYLLSRTPREQIVEIYSKPQALSQCRGWLAQHMPAAQLKELSSTAAAAKLAAEKPGVAAIASEAAGREYGLNVIAASIEDNPNNVTRFAVLGAHEPDSSGNDKTALVLQIIHRPGALADAMNVFKTHNLNLTWIESYPMPAGPNEYLFFVELEGHKQDAPVKAAIEDLKAFTVRRDILGSYPKDSNRTEG from the coding sequence ATGCCGCGAGACCCTGAACGCCTCAACGAGATCGATCGAGCCATCCTTGACCTAGTCGGGCAACGCATGGAAATCCTGCGTCAGGAAAACGCTGCGGAATCGCCAGCAGATGTCAGCGCGCGGATCGAATCGACGGTCAAGCAAAGCGCTGCCACGCATCGGATCGATCCCGATCGCTTGCGAACGCTGCTGCGGCACGTCGCCAGTCTGTCCAATGCGGAACTGGAAACCTGCCGGATCGCTTACCTGGGCCCTCAGCACAGCTACAGCCATCTGGCCGCGATCAAATACTTTGGCGACGCCGCATCGTTCACCCCAGAAACAACCATCGCCGCCGTTTTTGATGCGGTGGGTCGGGGCCAAGCCGCGATGGGCATCGTTCCCGTCGAAAATTCAACCGACGGCCGCGTGGTCGATACGCTGGGGATGTTCGTGCAAACCCCCGTCAATATCTGTGGCGAAGTGCTGCTGCCAATCCACCACTATCTATTGAGCCGCACGCCGCGCGAACAGATCGTTGAAATTTACAGCAAGCCGCAAGCGCTATCGCAATGCCGAGGCTGGTTGGCCCAACACATGCCGGCGGCGCAGCTGAAAGAGCTCTCCAGCACCGCCGCGGCGGCCAAACTGGCGGCCGAAAAACCAGGGGTTGCCGCAATCGCTAGCGAAGCGGCCGGGCGTGAGTACGGCTTAAACGTGATCGCGGCCAGCATCGAAGACAACCCCAACAACGTCACACGATTTGCTGTACTGGGAGCCCATGAACCCGATTCCAGTGGCAACGACAAGACGGCTTTGGTCCTGCAAATCATCCATCGCCCCGGCGCCTTGGCCGATGCAATGAACGTCTTCAAAACCCATAACCTGAATCTAACCTGGATCGAATCCTATCCGATGCCCGCCGGGCCCAATGAATATCTGTTCTTCGTCGAATTGGAGGGGCACAAACAGGACGCCCCAGTGAAAGCTGCGATTGAAGATCTGAAAGCTTTTACGGTTCGCCGCGATATCCTGGGGTCGTACCCCAAAGACAGCAACCGAACCGAAGGCTGA